In Telopea speciosissima isolate NSW1024214 ecotype Mountain lineage chromosome 10, Tspe_v1, whole genome shotgun sequence, the DNA window aaagatataaGGTTTTACTTTAAAAGTGGTTTATGTGTGTCCATCATATAGAGTTTATGGTCTCGATTAGTCATGTATCAAATTGGTGCCTAGTGGACTCACCGCTAGGGTGTCTCGGAGAGGGAGTGGGTGCCTAATGGGCTCAAGGGATAGTGATTAAGGATGTCAACAGATATTCAAAAATCTATATTGGATTCGTGTTCATATTAGTTTAGGAAAATCCAAATCCGTTTGAAAagtaatcggatacgaatatgataatccccctattcgACCTATCATTAtctgattcgtttagcaatctaacagtaataaaatgtctgaaatatatctttatGTCCCTCTATCTGATTAAGTCACCcttgaattttattttcttatttttttaattttataagttaagataatgtgattctttttctttctattggtttatatatatcttCCTTTATGCACTGTattacatggaatcacatatctattaattaaaataaatacaagacaaattcaaaagtaaaaatgtaagaaaatcaaagactaagaaaaaatagaagaaaggatagttgttgaactctcaattCTCAACCATAACCCTCATCATTATAACAATAAAGATGTCAACCGATAGTCAAAAATTCATATTCGATCCGCATTTATATCCATTTAAGAGAATCTGTATTCAACAAAACATTATCGAGATACTATTCGAAAACGTATAATCAGATACGAATATAATAATGCCACTATTTGACTGAATTCAATCGATTTACATCCTTAGTAGCAATAGCTAGATAGTGATACCTGGCAAGCACCATGCACTTGTGAGTATTTGATTAAGTAACCAAACCTAGGGTATGCCTTCAACCTGGCAATGCCAAATCACAGATTATTATCTTCCCAAAATCTTAAAGCTCGGCAGTGCGACAGTAAAGCAGTACTAGATAGAGATGCCGACACCATGACAGCTCAGACATCCAAAAGTCGGTTGTTAGCAGCTAAAATAAGTGTATACCTAAAACTCATTTATTAGTTGGGCTTGCATGCCACCCTAGTCAGAACCCTAGGAAACAGCACCAGAACCCAAAAGAGGATCTTTAATTTCTAGTTCTTGTCTACCCATGTTGAAGGTCAAAGTCAAATACAACAAGTGCTGGTTAACCAACCACGGCTACCACCCACTCACTACACCACAACTTTTCAACACGGACTGCCAACTTTTCCACATAAAGCCAATAGGAGGGAGGCCCGGCCTGTTCCATCTTTAAGAAacaaccaaaaataataagcaCTACAAAACAAATGCGAAATAGGAAAACCGGTTCAGGGGTGCGATGGTCTTTTTCATATCGAATTATATTTGAGCACAGATAAATCCACACGCAGCACCGATTggcattctttttctttaaagaaATAGACAAGAGCTAAATTCCCAACAATTGTAAAAGGAGAAATTAATTAAGCAACATGGATCAGTAATGGATGACATAAACATTATACTCAACCACAGCATCACCAGTTGTGATGTCCAACCAGTGAGTCTTGGCAAGAGCATAACCCCGGGCGAACCGGAAAAGTCCACTCCCTCCGACCACCGGCATCTCTCTAACTTCCGACATAACTGTGTTTCTTCCAAGGATGCTTAGTGTGCTTCCATTATACTTCCCTTCCATGAAAGCATAATTAAGTGTCATTAAGAAACCAAACTCACTCTGTGAAGCAGATGCATAGATCCCTTGAGCTCTTCCCACGATTTTAGATGTATTCTCTGGTCTCTCCGTTAATGGATCGTCGATCATTCTCATCATTCCAAACGCTGTTGGTGATGTCTTTGTAGATGCTGCTTCAGCAACATTAATGGCAGTTGGGTTACGACCACTAACAATGTCATGGAAGTAGAAGTGAAGGTAGCTTATCTTCTCACGCTTAAGCCGCTTGACCCCCAACGACAGAGTTCTAGAGAAGCTCTGAGACTCGCCGTCGACGGCGACGgttgagaaggagaagatggcTAACAAAACGAATGAGAAAGTAGATATGGGCAGTTTTGTAGCCATTTGGGAAACAAAGATTTATGGATCTTTGAGGGCAAAGGAAGGACTCTTATAGAACTACTTGAGTGATTCTGAAGGaacaataaagaaagagaacagTGGAGCAATAATAACAGTATGGGTTGCTCTGTAAAGGACTAAAGGAAGGGTATCTAATTGATGGGTCCGCATTCTCTGTGAGTGTGAGTGAGCGTGGCCCTTGCGTAAGGACAAGCCAATGAGAGCTTGTGTTGGTATCATGAGAGTGGAATTTCTACTATTCATGGGGGGTGGGGCAGGTTCAGGACCTTACTCCTCTCATGTTCGCTGCCATGTcaagttcgtaggttcctcttatagggggccggaaatgatgacctcacgtcctgcccgaacacactgtccgAGTGGGATGAGATCATCATTTGCGCCTTCCCTATGAGAAAAATTCGTTCATTTCATCCCCTCTGTATCTGAGCGCACAGGACACGAGTTGGGATCACATTCTCGTCTGTGAACATACGACAATTGGAGTTAACCACACAAATGGCATCCACCTTGAGTAGGTCCCACATGGTGGATGTTATCTGTGCGGCTCACTCCCATTCCCATTCACTCACGTACGAGAATGGGATCCCGCCTCTACAATATGCATA includes these proteins:
- the LOC122643096 gene encoding dirigent protein 22-like, with product MATKLPISTFSFVLLAIFSFSTVAVDGESQSFSRTLSLGVKRLKREKISYLHFYFHDIVSGRNPTAINVAEAASTKTSPTAFGMMRMIDDPLTERPENTSKIVGRAQGIYASASQSEFGFLMTLNYAFMEGKYNGSTLSILGRNTVMSEVREMPVVGGSGLFRFARGYALAKTHWLDITTGDAVVEYNVYVIHY